One stretch of Chroococcidiopsis sp. SAG 2025 DNA includes these proteins:
- a CDS encoding transposase family protein, which yields MRHEQLQILIKNVTRLHNEKQALSEAKKTRIIAGGGGRKPKLSLEEQIILTLVYLRHLTTFQLLDIQFGVSESTANETFNYWLPLLEELLPSSLIEQVKKQNLMLN from the coding sequence TTGAGACACGAGCAGTTACAAATATTAATCAAAAATGTCACGAGATTACACAATGAAAAACAAGCTTTATCAGAAGCTAAGAAAACTAGAATTATTGCAGGTGGAGGTGGTAGAAAACCTAAATTGTCACTCGAAGAACAAATAATTTTAACTTTGGTTTATCTTCGGCATCTGACAACATTTCAATTGCTGGATATCCAGTTTGGGGTAAGTGAGTCTACTGCAAATGAGACATTTAATTATTGGTTACCACTCTTGGAAGAATTATTACCATCTAGTTTAATTGAACAAGTGAAAAAACAGAATCTGATGCTGAACTAG
- a CDS encoding transposase family protein, whose translation MLTEYELIVDSYEQVRERPRDNKEQKRYYSGKRSTHTFKTQMIILPLGRDIVDVVAGEPGPKSDITLFRENRDNFTPAQKIKGDLGYLGEDLIDTPIKTPRNGKLTTDQKKANQEFSSKRLFVEHRIRSVKIFRVAQERFRLNPKKYERVIRAICGLVRLRIGTLILPM comes from the coding sequence ATGCTCACAGAATATGAATTAATAGTAGACAGCTACGAGCAAGTCAGGGAAAGACCTAGAGACAATAAAGAACAAAAAAGATATTATTCCGGTAAGCGAAGTACTCATACATTTAAAACTCAAATGATTATTTTGCCACTTGGTAGAGATATCGTTGATGTTGTGGCTGGAGAACCAGGACCAAAAAGCGATATAACTTTGTTCCGAGAAAACCGTGATAACTTCACTCCAGCACAAAAAATTAAGGGGGATTTAGGCTATCTAGGAGAAGATTTAATTGACACTCCGATTAAAACACCGCGAAATGGCAAACTAACAACAGATCAGAAAAAAGCAAATCAGGAGTTTTCGTCTAAGCGACTATTTGTTGAACACCGCATCCGTTCGGTCAAAATATTTCGAGTTGCCCAAGAAAGATTTAGGTTAAATCCCAAAAAATATGAACGAGTAATTCGGGCAATTTGTGGATTAGTTAGACTCCGAATTGGAACGCTAATATTACCTATGTAA